The following is a genomic window from Caproiciproducens sp. CPB-2.
GTATTTTATCAAAGGACGGCCCGGCACCGGGAAGTCGACTTTCCTGGGGAAAATTGCGGAGTATGCCGCCGCGGCGGGATTCGATACGGAAATTTACCACTGCGCGTTTGACCCGAACAGCCTGGATATGGTGATTCTGCGGGAACTGAGCGTGGCCCTGTTTGACAGCACTTCCCCGCACGAATATTTTCCGTCCCGTCCGGACGACGAGGTCATTGATATTTACAAAGCCGCGGTCGCGGAGAAAACAGACGAAAAATACCGCACGGAAATCACGGCCATTATGATGGATTATAAGACGGAAGTCGCAAAGGCGACCAAACAGCTGGCCCGCGCGAAACGATATTACGACGAAGTGCAAAAGGGAATGATCTCAAAAATCAGCGCGGAGGCGCTCGGCCTTGCCGAAAAGAAAATCAGAGACACGGTATTCGGAGATTGAAAGTCTATGGCTTTCTCCAGATTTCCCTATGAGGATAGAGGATGGTATGTTCCTTTTCTTTGACTTCATGGGAAAGGAACACCTCCTCCGACTCCTGCTGTATATTCTGCAACTCATTAATGATATCTGTAATCTTGTTGAAAAGGCTGTAATACATTTCCTTATAATGATCCACTATACTCACCCCGAATATAGTTTAGGACAAATAGTCCATATTGTCAATGGACAGATTGTACTAAAGTATAATGCATTTGGTGATCATAATGAAATTGAGAATCCGTGATATCAGAGAAGACCGGGACCTTACCCAAAAACAGATAGCCGGCTACTTAATGTGTGACCAGTCCCTGTACTCCAAATACGAACGGGAGGAAAGGGAGATTCCACTGCACCTGATTGTAAGACTTGCCCGGTATTATCGGGTGAGCGTAGATTATCTGGTTGGCCTGACCGATACAAAAACGCCTTATCCCTGAGAACGGGATTAGGCGTTTTTCTCTGTCCTATGCGTTTATAAGAGCGTATTTTTCAATGGTCCGGCCGATCAGCCGGTGTCCGTTTTCATTGGGATGGATACCGTCCTCGCAGATCAGGTTCTGATAATTTCCGGTTTTCAGAAACGCGCTGCTGATGTCGATCAGCGGGACATGGTGCAGGATCGCCAGCCGGTTGACGGCAAGGTTATACATTTCGTGCCAGCGGTAGATAAATTCCACGTCGCCGAGCCAGCGGAGAATATTTTCCGGGTTCAGCCCGCGTGAAATCCAGTCAAAGTACCGTTTCGCGTCGATCGGCGGCAGGGAAAGCAGCACCGGCTTGCCGCCGCACGCTTTCACTTCGTCGATCATCCGGGAATAATATTCTTCAAATACGGAAACCGGGGTGTTCGGTACATGGTTACTTTCCGGGGAAGCCGAGACCTCCGCCCAGTTGAAATCGCAGTCGTTTCCGCCGAATTCCAGCACCGTGTAGTCGTACCGGCCCAGTTCGGATATGTGCTTTTTCAGTACCTCGCCGCCTTTTGTGACGGTACAGCCGAATTTTGAAAAGTTTCTGATGGCAATATGACTGTTCTTTTCAATCATGCCGACAAAGCTGTCTTTCAAAAGGATGTATTTTTTACGGACACTGTCAAAAACAATACCTTCGGCTACGGAATCGCCGAATACGCATACGGATTGAATCATAACAGCACTCCTTTGTAATTATAATAATTCTGTTATATAGTATTTAATACTATATAACAGAATACATCATATGTCAATATTATTACGCAAAGAGTGCAGAATATTATGTAAGGCTGATCTCTCCCACATAATTTGTGGCGAAAATCCGCTTTATTTCCCCGGATTTTTCTGTTTTTCCCAGCGCCCACATCAGCTTTGTGACAGCCGCCTCCGTCGTCATGTCAAATCCCTGGACGACCCCGCTCTGCAGTGCTTTCTGTCCGGCCTGATAAATGGTGAAGTCGCTCCGTTCGTACAGGCACTGGCTGCATACGACAACGGAAATGCCGCGCTCCACGATCTTTTGCAGCTGTGCGGTCAGATCGCGGCGGATGAAATTCAGCCCGCCCGCGCCGAACGCTTCAATCACGATTCCCTTATAGTTCATTTTCAGGAGCATGTCGAAAATTTCGGGGTTCAGGCCGGGAGTCAGCTTGATGAGAAAAACATCGGTGCAAAGCTGATCCTCCAGAGAAAATCCGCCTCCCATTTGCGGCAGAATGCTTTCGTTGAACGTTAAGCCGCCCGCGTCGACGGTTGCGGCGGGGGGGCAGTTGACGCTTTCAAAGGCGTCAAAGCCCGTGGTGCGCACCTTCACCGCGCGTGTTCCTAAAATGACCTTGCGGTCAAACGCAAGAAAGACTCCGGGCTTTTTGGAACAGGCCATTGCAAAGGCGCAGCGCAGGTTTTCCACGCCGTCCGTCAGGGGATGCCTGATCGGCAGCTGGGAGCCGGTGATGACCACCGGAATGGGAATGTTGCGCAGCATAAACGAAAGTACGGAGGCGGTGTACGCCATGGTGTCCGTGCCGTGGGTCAGAACGATTCCGTCGTATTTGCCGTATTCGCGGGCAATGGTGCGCGCAATGCACTGCCACTCCTCGGGCTGTATGTTGGAGCTGTCAAGCTGAAATAAATCTTCAACGTCAACGTCGTATTCGGCGGTCAGCCCGCCGATGAAGTCGGCCAGCTGCCGGCTGCTCGGCGACGGCGCAAGCCCTTCGTCCGTCGGTTCGGAGGCGATGGTCCCCCCGGTGGTAATCAGCAGTAATTGATTCATGGTAACACCCCGGTTATATTGATGAGCATGATTTACAATATACTATCATTAATAGCTTAGAAAGTAAATGAAGCGATCTCTAAAATCAGAGGCATTCTCCAAGCTTTTTCTCGCAGTTTCTACAAAACCGCCCAATTGCTTCCCAACACGGAATGTTTTATAATGAAAATCAGAAAAATGGGACCAATGATATTTTGGTAGAAAGGGCGGATTTGCGTGTCCTCTGTTTTTATTGTGGAAGATGATGTGAAAATCAGACAGGAGCTGACAAGGCTCCTTGAAAAATACGGCTATGCCTGTGCTTCGTCGG
Proteins encoded in this region:
- a CDS encoding helix-turn-helix domain-containing protein, encoding MKLRIRDIREDRDLTQKQIAGYLMCDQSLYSKYEREEREIPLHLIVRLARYYRVSVDYLVGLTDTKTPYP
- a CDS encoding SGNH/GDSL hydrolase family protein; protein product: MIQSVCVFGDSVAEGIVFDSVRKKYILLKDSFVGMIEKNSHIAIRNFSKFGCTVTKGGEVLKKHISELGRYDYTVLEFGGNDCDFNWAEVSASPESNHVPNTPVSVFEEYYSRMIDEVKACGGKPVLLSLPPIDAKRYFDWISRGLNPENILRWLGDVEFIYRWHEMYNLAVNRLAILHHVPLIDISSAFLKTGNYQNLICEDGIHPNENGHRLIGRTIEKYALINA
- a CDS encoding asparaginase, whose protein sequence is MNQLLLITTGGTIASEPTDEGLAPSPSSRQLADFIGGLTAEYDVDVEDLFQLDSSNIQPEEWQCIARTIAREYGKYDGIVLTHGTDTMAYTASVLSFMLRNIPIPVVITGSQLPIRHPLTDGVENLRCAFAMACSKKPGVFLAFDRKVILGTRAVKVRTTGFDAFESVNCPPAATVDAGGLTFNESILPQMGGGFSLEDQLCTDVFLIKLTPGLNPEIFDMLLKMNYKGIVIEAFGAGGLNFIRRDLTAQLQKIVERGISVVVCSQCLYERSDFTIYQAGQKALQSGVVQGFDMTTEAAVTKLMWALGKTEKSGEIKRIFATNYVGEISLT